The Nocardia vinacea genome contains the following window.
GTCGACAACGCCATTCCTATCGGCACAGAGCTGGGCAAACTTCTCGTGCCGGACCGCCCGCCGCGTATCTGACGCCAAAATGTTCAGCGGAACGTCGTTTTCAGGTAATCGGTGACGTCGGCACTGCTCGCGGTAGGCCGGGCGAACCCGAGATAGCCGTCCGGACGGACGAAAAATACCGAGCGGTGCCCCGCACGGTAGCTGTGCGCGAATTTTCCGGCGGTATCGCGGATGAGCGGCAGGATCGTCTCGGCGACATCGGCTTGTGGTGCAGCGATGAGATAAGCATCGAGATGACCGTGCGCCGCAACGTTTGCGGCAGCCCTGCGCGCCGGTCGGCGGATGAATGTGCGCGGCATCGCCCGCGACGAAAACCCTTCCGCGACTGTAGGAATCGACGATCCGGTGGCTGATCCGAAATACCGACGACCACCCGATGAATTCGAACGGCACGTTCGACGGCAGCAACAAATCCATCCGCGCGACCTCGGCACCGTTGACATAGAGGATCTGGCCGCGCAATTGGATCGCCGCGTCCAGCACCTGACGCAGTACGCCCATACCCTCGAACACTTCGAGCGTGCGGGGTTGGATACCAACGGCTTTCGCGTACCGGGGCGGTTCCAGCAGTGGGTCGACGATCCGACACGACACTCCCCTGCGGCGCAGCTCGATCACCGCGGTCAGGCCGATCGGACCTGCACCTGCGATGAGTACGGCGGTCTCATCCATCCGACATCACCGTCATGTCATCGACCGGGGGTAGTCGTCTCGGTGGTGCTGGTCGGACTCGCGCCAGTGGTCGCCACATCCTTCCCCGGCAGGGCATCAGCACCGTAGAAGGTCGGCAGCATGCCTTTGACCAGCACCAGGGCGGACCCCTCACCCGACGGAACCGTCGCAAGGTTCGTGGCAACCACGATCGTTAGGTCCGATGCCGGGTCATGGCCCATGAAGGTCATGAAACCCGGGAGCTGACCGTCGTGTCCGATGAGGTGGGTACCGAATCGCACGATGCCGAGGCCGTATCCGGCTTGGTCCGGATTGGCGGGATCGATCGGCTGAATGCTGTCCAACCGAGTCTTCTGCATCTTCGCATCGAGCAGGCCACCGCCGACGAGCGCCTTCACATACGTCGCCATATCGGCGGCCGTCGAGATCGCACCACCGGCGGTCCACGCCCAAGACACGTTGGTATTTGTTTGGTTGCTCGGTTTCAGGGTGCCCGCGAAGGCCTCGGCCTGTTCCGCGGGAGGAAGTGCGTACGTGTCGATGGTGGAAACGTTGGTGCCGAAGGCATAGCCCTGGGGATGCGGATCCGGAATCGAGGAGTCCGTGGGCGCGGGCAGTGATGTGTGCTCGAGGCTCAGCGGTTCGAAGATGCGCTTCTGAAAACTCTCGGCGGCCGTCATTTTCGTGAGCTTCTCGATGACCAGACCGAGCAGGATGAAGTTCGTATTGCTGTATTCGAACTTTTCCCCGGGCTGGAAGTTCACCGGGTGCGCGAACGCGATGGCCAGCAATTCCTCCGGCGTCCATACCTTCTGCGGCTCGTTGT
Protein-coding sequences here:
- a CDS encoding serine hydrolase domain-containing protein — translated: MGHRTGIAACVAAGLLIATGCGTSTDTTGTSTQSTTSGAEPAYAAAIRPVITTLMKDNAIPGAVVVVKSPKQGDWAAAFGTRAIDTSEPIKVDDYFRVGSNTKTMTSTAILQLAQDGKLSLDDPIDKYWPGVPNGDRITIAQLNEMRSGLYSYTFDPQFNAALDNEPQKVWTPEELLAIAFAHPVNFQPGEKFEYSNTNFILLGLVIEKLTKMTAAESFQKRIFEPLSLEHTSLPAPTDSSIPDPHPQGYAFGTNVSTIDTYALPPAEQAEAFAGTLKPSNQTNTNVSWAWTAGGAISTAADMATYVKALVGGGLLDAKMQKTRLDSIQPIDPANPDQAGYGLGIVRFGTHLIGHDGQLPGFMTFMGHDPASDLTIVVATNLATVPSGEGSALVLVKGMLPTFYGADALPGKDVATTGASPTSTTETTTPGR